In Porites lutea chromosome 1, jaPorLute2.1, whole genome shotgun sequence, a single genomic region encodes these proteins:
- the LOC140936270 gene encoding uncharacterized protein, which translates to MSWYTSTRKKIRAEGRASGISPDEPSELDELIQQIIALEESAPTDTCSKDKVDKAKAEDVRMKAMERLSQTKKRASEEAEEGEDKQKRTRRKTGDAMEFVKERAQHSAEIREKELELEKGRQEQQLKVQQQQAHMLKLMHQQQLQNQQQQFQQQ; encoded by the coding sequence ATGTCTTGGTAcacaagtacaagaaaaaaaattagagcTGAAGGAAGAGCATCAGGAATATCCCCAGATGAGCCAAGTGAATTAGATGAGCTAATACAGCAAATTATTGCACTTGAAGAGAGTGCTCCCACAGATACATGTAGTAAGGATAAAGTTGACAAAGCTAAAGCAGAAGATGTAAGAATGAAAGCTATGGAAAGGCTTTCCCAAACCAAAAAAAGGGCGTCAGAGGAAGCCGAAGAGGGTGAGGACAAACAAAAACgaacaagaagaaaaactgGAGACGCCATGGAGTTTGTAAAGGAAAGAGCACAGCACAGTGCAGAAATTAGAGAAAAGGAACTTGAGCTGGAAAAGGGAAGACAGGAACAACAACTTAAAGTGCAACAACAACAGGCTCATATGCTGAAGCTAATGCACCAGCAACAACTGCAAAATCAACAGCAGCAGTTTCAGCAACAATAG
- the LOC140926197 gene encoding uncharacterized protein, giving the protein MLLLTATATKFTREDVLGILKLNNPVVIAASMNRENITYSVKEKTSKTVEEIFRMTVPVEGYLVFCNTRNECEELSPKLQAKGLKCKFYHGGMDDNLRGEIQSKWIDGSLQCLVCTNAFDLGINKPNLRLVIHFSISASLEDMCQETGRAGRDGLPASSVLYYSHQNQVVRVRNIYERMRLEPCLCENQIQCYNHMMYYAIQKGECRRTVMLRYFGEASPCHEMCDICQNPHSGSFKEQDITEIAKKAVLCVQRVTGVSGQSKFTLHHFPKILTAKKVKHNHDQLTEYGCMKTPTNDGVFILQVLVSKNILREVPPDKSSKNRNALYLTLGPSFVNILSGSLTVSCKF; this is encoded by the coding sequence ATGCTTCTCTTGACAGCTACAGCAACAAAGTTTACACGTGAGGATGTCCTTGGAATTTTAAAGCTGAACAATCCTGTTGTCATAGCAGCATCAATGAACAGAGAGAACATCACTTATtctgtgaaagaaaaaacatcaaagactGTTGAAGAAATATTCAGAATGACAGTTCCTGTGGAGGGTTACCTTGTGTTTTGTAACACTAGAAATGAGTGTGAAGAGCTGTCTCCTAAGTTGCAGGCGAAAGGATTAAAGTGCAAATTCTATCATGGAGGGATGGATGACAATTTAAGAGGAGAAATTCAGTCCAAGTGGATAGATGGTTCTCTTCAATGCCTGGTGTGTACGAATGCGTTTGACTTGGGAATTAACAAGCCAAATCTCCGTCTGGTCATTCACTTTTCCATTTCAGCTTCATTAGAAGATATGTGCCAAGAGACAGGAAGAGCTGGACGGGACGGTCTACCTGCTTCATCAGTGTTGTACTACTCACATCAGAATCAGGTTGTTCGTGTAAGAAACATTTATGAAAGAATGAGATTAGAGCCATGTCTGTGTGAGAATCAAATCCAATGTTACAACCATATGATGTATTATGCTATCCAGAAAGGTGAATGTCGTCGGACAGTTATGCTCAGGTATTTTGGCGAAGCTTCTCCTTGCCATGAAATGTGTGATATTTGTCAGAATCCTCACTCTGGTAGCTTTAAAGAACAAGATATCACTGAAATTGCCAAGAAGGCAGTGTTATGTGTTCAAAGAGTGACTGGAGTTAGTGGCCAAAGCAAGTTTACACTTCACCACTTCCCTAAAATTTTAACggcgaaaaaagtaaaacacaatCATGATCAGCTCACCGAGTACGGATGTATGAAAACTCCAACAAACGATGGAGTTTTCATCCTTCAAGTTCTTGtgtcaaaaaacattttaagagaAGTCCCACCCGACAAATCGTCGAAGAACAGAAACGCATTATACTTAACCTTAGGCCCTTCATTTGTAAATATCCTGAGTGGTTCATTAACTGTATCGTGTAAGTTCTAG
- the LOC140926189 gene encoding uncharacterized protein: protein MASCDEKDREKSSDSHMEWTQYHDLVLCRELLVINPFQAKYKTTARAKLWDQAAENLAKTTRPAFKKSLDKRAVQERYRLLTEKFKKRMAKERKESGINPTMSELDVLVEELVEREQTEKHQRENDDKSNSKKKEDGEEMRQKALEKLGETSKRKREKEGGDGKAKKTRKSSSDTIEYLREKSEQEMKLKEKQLELEKSQQEEEKRKNDAFFNVMLQQQQQ, encoded by the exons ATGGCTTCTTGCGACGAGAAAGATAGAGAAAAGTCTTC AGATTCTCACATGGAATGGACACAGTACCATGATTTGGTGCTCTGTCGGGAGCTTTTGGTCATAAACCCCTTCCAAGCGAAGTATAAGACGACGGCAAGGGCTAAATTGTGGGACCAAGCTGCTGAGAACTTGGCGAAAACTACCAGACCCGCGTTCAAGAAATCACTCGATAAACGAGCCGTTCAAGAACGGTACCGGCTTCTCACTgaaaagtttaagaaaagaatGGCAAAGGAGAGAAAAGAAAGTGGGATTAATCCCACCATGTCGGAGCTTGATGTGTTGGTGGAAGAGTTGGTGGAAAGAGAACAGACTGAGAAACATCAACGAGAAAATGATG ACAAGTCAAATAGTAAGAAAAAAGAGGATGGTGAGGAAATGAGGCAGAAGGCACTAGAAAAGCTTGGTGAGACGAGCAagaggaagagagaaaaagaaggtGGGGATGGAAAggcaaaaaagacaagaaaaagctCAAGTGATACCATTGAGTACCTCAGGGAAAAGAGTGAGCAGGAgatgaaattaaaggaaaaacagtTGGAGCTAGAGAAAAGTCAGCAGGAGGAAGAGAAACGGAAAAATGATGCATTCTTCAATGTTATGCTTCAGCAACAGCAGcaataa
- the LOC140926178 gene encoding uncharacterized protein: MSSFKEAREMLLLNHDMKVINDEELLLLLDDNTSRNPEFNYENYQRFNLDEIQEPECKAEFRFNKNDIPVLAEVLGLPETFRCSQRTVANKLEGLCMLLRRTAYPCRYSDLIPRFGRPVPELSMITNCVVDYLYDNHGHRLTQWNHQIMSPSLLQTYADAVSAQGAPLNNCFGFIDGTVRPICRPVELQQVVYNGHKRVHALKFQSLTVPSGLIANLFGPVGTFFERKLKFGYCFQQFNFTRAKFYTG; encoded by the coding sequence ATGTCTTCGTTTAAAGAAGCTCGGGAAATGCTTTTGTTAAACCATGATATGAAAGTTATAAATGACGAAGAGTTGCTTTTGTTGCTGGACGACAACACATCGCGAAACCCCGAATTTAACTACGAAAACTATCAGAGATTCAACTTAGATGAAATTCAGGAGCCGGAATGCAAGGCGGAATTTCGTTTTAACAAGAACGATATCCCAGTGTTGGCGGAGGTTCTTGGGTTGCCCGAAACATTCAGATGTTCTCAAAGAACCGTGGCAAACAAGCTTGAGGGCCTTTGTATGCTACTTAGGAGAACAGCATACCCTTGTCGCTACAGTGACCTCATACCGAGATTCGGTAGACCCGTTCCCGAACTTAGTATGATCACTAATTGTGTCGTTGACTACCTTTATGATAACCATGGTCATCGATTAACACAGTGGAACCATCAGATCATGAGTCCTTCTCTCCTTCAAACGTATGCTGATGCTGTGTCCGCACAAGGAGCTCCCTTAAACAACTGTTTTGGGTTCATTGATGGGACTGTCAGGCCAATATGCCGACCTGTTGAGCTTCAGCAAGTGGTCTACAATGGGCACAAACGAGTGCACGCGTTAAAATTTCAGTCACTCACAGTACCCTCTGGACTAATAGCAAATCTGTTTGGACCAGTAGGTACGTTTTTTGAAAGGAAACTTAAATTTGGTTACTGTTTTCAACAATTCAATTTTACACGCGCAAAATTTTACactggataa